The following proteins come from a genomic window of Halomarina ordinaria:
- a CDS encoding phosphoribosylanthranilate isomerase yields MARVKLCGITTASDRDAAVAAGADALGFISEVSVDTHRELLPEDAAALVASTPPFVTTTLVTMPDSPAAGADLVARVRPDVVQVHGLSPADIETLAAAVDARVVAAVGADEPDVVAYADGADALLVDTPATDGGGGTGETHDWARTRSVVEDLDTPVVLAGGLTPANVGEAVASVDPYAVDVASGVEGPDGRKDDAAMRAFVAGARGAV; encoded by the coding sequence ATGGCGCGCGTGAAACTCTGCGGCATCACGACCGCCAGCGACCGCGACGCCGCCGTCGCGGCCGGCGCCGACGCCCTCGGCTTCATCAGCGAGGTGTCGGTCGACACCCACCGCGAACTCCTGCCCGAGGACGCCGCGGCGCTCGTCGCGAGCACCCCGCCGTTCGTCACGACGACGCTCGTGACGATGCCCGACTCGCCCGCGGCGGGCGCCGACCTCGTCGCGCGCGTCCGGCCGGACGTCGTGCAGGTCCACGGCCTCTCGCCGGCCGACATCGAGACGCTCGCCGCGGCCGTGGACGCCCGGGTCGTCGCGGCCGTCGGCGCCGACGAGCCCGACGTCGTCGCGTACGCCGACGGCGCGGATGCCCTCCTCGTCGACACGCCCGCGACGGACGGGGGCGGCGGCACCGGCGAGACACACGACTGGGCGCGCACCCGGTCGGTCGTCGAGGACCTCGACACCCCGGTGGTCCTCGCGGGGGGACTGACCCCGGCGAACGTCGGCGAGGCCGTCGCCAGCGTCGACCCCTACGCCGTCGACGTGGCGAGCGGCGTCGAGGGACCGGACGGCCGGAAGGACGACGCGGCGATGCGGGCGTTCGTCGCCGGCGCGCGGGGGGCGGTCTGA
- the trpE gene encoding anthranilate synthase component I, whose protein sequence is MPTPALSRTRDEFADLAGDGPAVVHVAADLDVDCDPLTAYAALRADADRPFSFLLESGEKVASHDPDGAFAPEEATRHARYSYVGVDPAAVVTLGPDGPSVDVFEARYADALRAESDGDVLDDLRAALPDVERRGFERAERFAGGLVGFLAYDAVYDLWLEEVGVERPDSPVPDAQFVLSETTLAFDHHRERCRLVFTPLVGDDDDPEGVYDALLATAERVDGVLSDATPPTRGGFQRTGERAGSREAYEAAVRRAKEHVLDGDIYQGVVSRERELRGEVDPLRLYASLREINPSPYMYVLDYDERTVVGASPETLVSVRDGRVTANPIAGTCARGTSPVEDRRLAGELLADDKERAEHTMLVDLARNDVRRVSEPGSVRVEEFMNVLKYSHVQHIESTVTGRLAPPFDAFDATRASFPAGTLSGAPKVRAMELIDELEETPRGIYGGGVGYFSWDGDADVAIVIRSALVERDGAETSVTVRAGAGLVADSDPAAEYEETEKKMRGVLAALEAIERPPTEVSR, encoded by the coding sequence ATGCCGACTCCTGCGCTCTCTCGCACCCGCGACGAGTTCGCCGACCTCGCGGGCGACGGACCGGCCGTCGTCCACGTCGCGGCGGACCTCGACGTCGACTGCGACCCGCTGACCGCCTACGCCGCGCTCCGGGCCGACGCCGACCGGCCGTTCTCGTTCCTGCTCGAGAGCGGCGAGAAGGTCGCCTCCCACGACCCCGACGGGGCGTTCGCGCCCGAGGAGGCGACCCGCCACGCGCGCTACTCCTACGTCGGCGTCGACCCGGCGGCCGTCGTCACGCTCGGCCCCGACGGCCCCAGCGTGGACGTCTTCGAGGCGCGTTACGCGGACGCCCTCCGCGCCGAATCGGACGGCGACGTCCTCGACGACCTGCGCGCGGCGCTCCCCGACGTCGAGCGCCGCGGCTTCGAGCGCGCGGAGCGCTTCGCGGGCGGCCTCGTCGGCTTCCTCGCCTACGACGCCGTCTACGACCTCTGGCTGGAGGAGGTCGGCGTCGAGCGCCCCGACTCGCCCGTCCCCGACGCACAGTTCGTCCTCAGCGAGACGACGCTCGCGTTCGACCACCACCGCGAGCGCTGTCGCCTCGTCTTCACGCCCCTGGTCGGCGACGACGACGACCCCGAGGGGGTCTACGACGCCCTGCTCGCGACCGCCGAACGCGTGGACGGGGTGCTCTCGGACGCGACGCCGCCGACCCGCGGGGGGTTCCAGCGGACCGGCGAGCGCGCCGGGTCGCGCGAGGCGTACGAGGCGGCCGTCCGTCGCGCGAAGGAGCACGTCCTCGACGGCGACATCTACCAGGGCGTCGTCTCGCGCGAGCGCGAACTCCGCGGCGAGGTCGACCCCCTCCGTCTCTACGCCTCGCTGCGCGAAATCAACCCCTCCCCCTACATGTACGTCCTCGACTACGACGAGCGGACCGTCGTCGGCGCCAGCCCCGAGACGCTCGTGTCGGTGCGCGACGGCCGCGTCACCGCCAACCCCATCGCGGGCACCTGCGCCCGCGGGACGAGTCCCGTCGAGGACCGGCGGCTGGCGGGCGAACTCCTCGCCGACGACAAGGAGCGCGCCGAGCACACGATGCTCGTCGACCTCGCGCGCAACGACGTCCGGCGCGTGAGCGAACCGGGCAGCGTCCGCGTCGAGGAGTTCATGAACGTCCTGAAGTACAGCCACGTCCAGCACATCGAGTCGACCGTCACGGGACGGCTCGCGCCGCCGTTCGACGCCTTCGACGCCACGCGCGCTTCCTTCCCCGCGGGGACGCTCTCGGGCGCGCCGAAGGTCCGGGCGATGGAACTCATCGACGAACTGGAGGAGACGCCGCGCGGCATCTACGGCGGCGGCGTCGGCTACTTCTCGTGGGACGGCGACGCCGACGTCGCCATCGTCATCCGCTCGGCGCTGGTCGAACGCGACGGCGCGGAGACGAGCGTCACCGTCCGGGCGGGCGCGGGGCTCGTCGCCGACAGCGACCCCGCCGCGGAGTACGAGGAGACGGAGAAGAAGATGCGGGGGGTGCTCGCCGCCCTGGAGGCCATCGAGCGGCCGCCGACGGAGGTGTCGCGGTGA
- the trpG gene encoding anthranilate synthase component II, with amino-acid sequence MSPRVLFVDNFDSFTYNLVEYVSQHAETTVVKNTASLADVRAADPDAIVLSPGPGHPANDRDVGVTLDVLREVSPEVPTLGVCLGLEAAVYAYGGSVGHAPEPIHGKAFPVDHDGRGVFEGLPSPLRGGRYHSLVATEVPDCFTVSATTEADGARLVMGVRHREYPIECVQFHPESVLTAHGHDLMRNFVAGARRLEQ; translated from the coding sequence GTGAGTCCCCGGGTCCTGTTCGTCGACAACTTCGACTCGTTCACGTACAACCTCGTCGAGTACGTCTCCCAGCACGCGGAGACGACCGTCGTGAAGAACACCGCCTCGCTCGCCGACGTGCGCGCGGCCGACCCGGACGCCATCGTCCTCAGCCCCGGGCCGGGCCACCCGGCGAACGACCGCGACGTGGGCGTCACCCTCGACGTCCTCCGGGAGGTGAGCCCCGAGGTGCCGACCCTCGGGGTCTGTCTCGGTCTGGAGGCGGCCGTCTACGCCTACGGCGGGTCGGTGGGCCACGCGCCCGAGCCGATTCACGGCAAGGCGTTCCCCGTCGACCACGACGGCCGGGGGGTCTTCGAGGGGCTCCCCTCGCCCCTGCGCGGCGGGCGCTACCACTCGCTCGTCGCCACCGAGGTCCCCGACTGCTTCACCGTGAGCGCGACCACCGAGGCCGACGGCGCGCGCCTCGTCATGGGCGTGCGCCACCGCGAGTACCCCATCGAGTGCGTCCAGTTCCACCCCGAGAGCGTGCTCACGGCCCACGGCCACGACCTGATGCGGAACTTCGTCGCGGGTGCCCGGCGGTTAGAACAGTAG